A genomic stretch from Kineosporia corallincola includes:
- the msrA gene encoding peptide-methionine (S)-S-oxide reductase MsrA: protein MTTATETAILAGGCFWGVQELVRKLPGVVSTRVGYTGGDVPNATYRNHGTHAEAIEIVFDPSATTYRDLLEFFFQIHDPSTKDRQGNDIGTSYRSAIFYTSDEQKRVAEDTIADVDASGLWPGKVVTEVTAAGPFWQAEPEHQDYLQTYPNGYTCHFVRPGWKLPHRANA, encoded by the coding sequence ATGACGACTGCGACAGAGACCGCGATCCTCGCCGGTGGGTGCTTCTGGGGAGTACAGGAGCTGGTGCGCAAGCTTCCGGGGGTCGTCAGCACCCGGGTCGGCTACACCGGCGGCGACGTCCCCAATGCCACGTACCGCAACCACGGCACCCACGCCGAGGCGATCGAGATCGTCTTCGACCCCTCGGCGACCACCTACCGTGACCTTCTGGAGTTCTTCTTCCAGATCCACGACCCCTCGACCAAGGACCGTCAGGGCAACGACATCGGCACCTCGTACCGGTCGGCGATCTTCTACACCAGCGACGAGCAGAAGCGCGTCGCCGAGGACACCATCGCCGACGTCGACGCCTCCGGCCTGTGGCCCGGCAAGGTCGTCACCGAGGTGACCGCGGCCGGCCCGTTCTGGCAGGCCGAGCCCGAGCACCAGGACTACCTCCAGACCTACCCCAACGGCTACACCTGCCACTTCGTCCGGCCCGGCTGGAAGCTTCCGCACCGCGCGAACGCCTGA
- a CDS encoding DUF427 domain-containing protein yields MADKPVKQPGPDHPITVTPSPEHVVVTVAGRTVADTHRALTLQEADYPAVQYIPMDDVDQTLLERTATSTYCPYKGDASYYSIPVGGQRSVDALWVYESPYDAVAGIKNHVAFYPDRVDSIAISA; encoded by the coding sequence ATGGCCGACAAGCCGGTCAAGCAGCCCGGACCCGACCACCCGATCACCGTCACCCCGTCCCCCGAGCACGTGGTGGTCACGGTGGCGGGCAGGACCGTGGCGGACACCCACCGGGCCCTGACCCTCCAGGAAGCGGACTATCCAGCGGTCCAGTACATCCCGATGGACGACGTGGACCAGACGCTGCTGGAGCGCACCGCCACCAGCACCTACTGCCCCTACAAGGGGGACGCGAGTTACTACTCGATCCCCGTCGGCGGGCAGAGGTCGGTGGACGCCCTCTGGGTCTACGAGAGCCCCTACGATGCCGTGGCCGGCATCAAGAACCACGTGGCCTTCTACCCGGACCGGGTGGACAGCATCGCGATCAGCGCCTGA
- a CDS encoding nuclear transport factor 2 family protein — MSRPPLPPFTEASATLKARIAEDAWNTRDPERISLAYSEDSWWRNRSTFVQGRAAIVEFLAGKWERELDYRLIKELWAYTGDVIAVRFAYEYHDAAGQWFRAYGNENWRFDQDGLMTHRHASINDVAIEESERKFFWDTSGPRPADHPGLSELGL, encoded by the coding sequence ATGTCTCGTCCTCCTCTCCCGCCCTTCACCGAAGCCAGCGCCACCCTTAAGGCCCGCATCGCCGAAGACGCCTGGAACACCCGCGATCCCGAGCGCATCTCCCTCGCGTACAGCGAGGACAGCTGGTGGCGTAACCGGTCGACCTTCGTGCAGGGTCGTGCGGCCATAGTCGAGTTCCTCGCCGGCAAGTGGGAGCGTGAACTCGACTACCGGCTCATCAAGGAACTGTGGGCCTACACCGGCGACGTCATCGCCGTGCGCTTCGCGTACGAGTACCACGATGCCGCCGGCCAGTGGTTCCGGGCCTACGGCAACGAGAACTGGCGCTTCGACCAGGACGGGCTCATGACCCACCGCCACGCGAGCATCAACGACGTCGCCATCGAGGAGTCCGAGCGCAAGTTCTTCTGGGACACTTCAGGCCCCCGCCCGGCGGATCACCCGGGCCTGAGCGAACTCGGACTCTGA
- a CDS encoding TetR/AcrR family transcriptional regulator, protein MARTVLDRSDAVRALAGIFRKRGFESASLSVIQREAGLGRGSLYHFFPEGKTDMARAVLEQVDEWFEEKIFTPLRTTTDATQAIEVMSREVADYFISRERVCLFAAMTLGQEQETFAEEVRAYFTEWVDALAQALRTGGLPSQEAADRALDAVAAIQGGLILARAYGDDATFLGIVARAKQKLLSPAP, encoded by the coding sequence ATGGCACGAACTGTTCTCGACCGCTCGGACGCGGTCCGCGCCCTGGCCGGCATCTTCCGCAAGAGGGGCTTCGAAAGCGCTTCTCTGTCCGTCATCCAGCGGGAGGCCGGCCTCGGGCGCGGCAGCCTCTACCACTTCTTCCCCGAGGGGAAGACGGACATGGCCCGCGCCGTCCTCGAGCAGGTGGACGAGTGGTTCGAGGAGAAGATCTTCACTCCCCTGCGCACCACCACCGACGCCACGCAGGCGATCGAGGTGATGTCGCGGGAGGTGGCCGACTACTTCATCTCCCGCGAGAGGGTGTGCCTGTTCGCCGCGATGACGCTGGGCCAGGAACAGGAGACCTTCGCCGAAGAGGTCCGGGCCTACTTCACCGAGTGGGTCGACGCCCTCGCCCAGGCACTGCGTACCGGCGGGCTCCCGTCTCAGGAAGCGGCCGACCGTGCCCTGGACGCGGTCGCCGCCATCCAGGGCGGGCTGATCCTGGCCCGCGCATACGGCGACGACGCCACGTTCCTCGGAATCGTCGCTCGCGCGAAACAGAAACTGCTCTCCCCCGCCCCCTGA
- a CDS encoding YeiH family protein, whose translation MTETVRTSRFPAEIRSRGTWFALGVVVVLLLGWLTHYLNESVPDWAQDTSFDDIASAVEYPVYAILLGLAGNAVLTLTGLRDRLADGFRTEFFIKTGLVLLGASIDLKLIVDAAGRSIVQAVLLISLVFGFTWWLGGRLGLDDKLRALLASAVAICGVSAAIAAAGAVQARKEQLAYAASLVIAFALPSIFLLPWLADVLNLDDAVAGAWIGGNIDTTAAVTAAGTLAGEGPLAIASIVKVTQNALIGVVAVGLAAYFAYRVDRTPDAPRPGPGELWRRFPKFVIGFIAASVIATVYLGQVSSGEGKEHIAVVNDLRIWFLILAFVSIGLEFRVGALREAGWRPVAVFAAATVVNVLLALLLAVLLFSGFEIPAAR comes from the coding sequence ATGACCGAGACCGTTCGCACGTCCCGCTTCCCGGCCGAGATCCGTTCCCGGGGAACCTGGTTCGCCCTCGGCGTCGTCGTGGTGCTCCTGCTCGGCTGGCTGACCCACTACCTGAACGAGTCGGTGCCGGACTGGGCGCAGGACACGTCCTTCGACGACATCGCCTCCGCCGTCGAATACCCCGTCTACGCCATCCTTCTCGGTCTCGCCGGGAACGCCGTCCTGACCCTGACCGGCCTGCGCGACCGGCTCGCCGACGGTTTCCGCACCGAGTTCTTCATCAAGACCGGCCTGGTTCTGCTCGGTGCCTCGATCGACCTGAAGCTGATCGTCGACGCCGCGGGCCGCTCGATCGTGCAGGCGGTCCTGCTCATCAGCCTGGTGTTCGGGTTCACCTGGTGGCTGGGCGGCCGTCTCGGGCTCGACGACAAACTGCGGGCCCTGCTGGCCTCCGCGGTGGCGATCTGCGGGGTGAGCGCGGCGATCGCCGCCGCCGGCGCCGTTCAGGCCCGCAAGGAACAGCTCGCCTACGCCGCCAGCCTGGTGATCGCCTTCGCCCTGCCCTCGATCTTCCTGCTGCCCTGGCTGGCCGACGTCCTGAACCTGGACGACGCGGTCGCGGGCGCCTGGATCGGCGGCAACATCGACACCACTGCCGCCGTCACCGCTGCCGGAACGCTCGCGGGCGAGGGGCCGCTCGCGATCGCCAGCATCGTCAAGGTCACCCAGAACGCCCTCATCGGGGTGGTGGCGGTGGGCCTGGCCGCGTACTTCGCCTACCGCGTCGACCGCACACCGGATGCGCCCCGGCCCGGCCCCGGCGAACTGTGGCGTCGTTTCCCGAAGTTCGTCATCGGTTTCATCGCCGCCTCGGTGATCGCCACGGTCTACCTCGGCCAGGTCTCGTCGGGGGAGGGCAAGGAGCACATCGCGGTCGTCAACGACCTGCGGATCTGGTTCCTGATCCTGGCCTTCGTCAGTATCGGCCTGGAGTTCCGGGTGGGAGCCCTGCGCGAGGCCGGCTGGCGCCCGGTCGCGGTCTTCGCGGCCGCGACGGTGGTCAACGTCCTGCTCGCCCTGCTGCTGGCCGTTCTGCTGTTCAGCGGCTTCGAGATCCCGGCGGCGCGATGA
- a CDS encoding TetR/AcrR family transcriptional regulator, whose translation MRTDARRNYERLLAVAEEQVAEHGADASMEQIARLAGVGSGTARRHFPTRQVMLEAVFRERVDALATQAEVPAAVEDPVRALIGWLEAVLFATSTFRGLAEALARENATPLCATGRLAQAGRPLVSRAGASLQPGVTIGDLLDLVTGIALATEHRADREEAVQRLLRLAIDGVCRPA comes from the coding sequence ATGCGTACGGACGCCCGGCGCAACTACGAGCGTCTCCTCGCCGTCGCCGAGGAGCAGGTCGCGGAGCACGGCGCGGACGCGTCGATGGAACAGATCGCCCGGCTCGCCGGCGTCGGCTCCGGCACCGCCCGGCGGCACTTCCCGACCCGTCAGGTGATGCTGGAGGCCGTGTTTCGCGAGCGGGTGGACGCCCTGGCGACCCAGGCCGAGGTGCCGGCGGCCGTGGAGGATCCGGTGCGGGCGCTGATCGGCTGGCTGGAGGCGGTCCTGTTCGCCACCAGCACGTTCCGTGGGCTGGCCGAGGCACTGGCCCGGGAGAACGCGACGCCGTTGTGTGCCACCGGACGGCTCGCGCAAGCCGGACGTCCGCTCGTCAGCCGGGCCGGGGCGTCCCTCCAGCCCGGTGTGACCATCGGTGACCTGCTCGACCTGGTGACCGGAATCGCCCTGGCCACCGAGCATCGCGCCGACCGGGAGGAGGCCGTGCAGCGGTTGCTGAGGCTGGCGATCGACGGCGTGTGTCGACCGGCCTGA
- a CDS encoding NmrA/HSCARG family protein has protein sequence MTGTILVTGATGRQGGATARALLGSGVPVRALVRDPAKAAGLEELGAELVQGDLLEPGSLAPALRGVRGVFSVQMPPIRDGQFRFDDELTQATNLIGAARAAGVAQFVQTTVSGADRTITRPEWAAQQIYYDTKTAIENAGREAGFEYWNLLRPGTFMDNLLPSQAYLMPRGLEGGLVTVIRPQTRLSLVAVHDIGSAAAAFFREPERFRGVELELASDYLSMAQIAATVSRVLGVPLGAPDLTEQEALDAGMPPYAAIPHAMLNEVGQPARPEFARELGLQLTSFEEWARSVF, from the coding sequence ATGACCGGAACCATTCTCGTCACCGGCGCCACGGGACGGCAGGGAGGCGCCACCGCCCGGGCCCTGCTGGGCAGCGGGGTCCCGGTGCGTGCCCTGGTGCGTGATCCGGCGAAGGCCGCCGGCCTGGAGGAGCTGGGCGCCGAGCTGGTGCAGGGTGATCTGCTCGAGCCGGGCTCGCTCGCACCGGCCCTGCGCGGCGTCCGGGGCGTCTTCTCGGTGCAGATGCCCCCGATCCGCGACGGGCAGTTCCGGTTCGACGACGAGCTCACCCAGGCCACCAACCTGATCGGGGCGGCCCGCGCCGCCGGGGTGGCCCAGTTCGTCCAGACCACGGTGAGCGGGGCCGACCGCACGATCACCCGCCCGGAGTGGGCGGCCCAGCAGATCTACTACGACACCAAGACGGCCATCGAGAACGCCGGGCGTGAGGCCGGTTTCGAGTACTGGAACCTGCTGCGACCGGGCACGTTCATGGACAACCTGCTGCCCTCGCAGGCCTACCTGATGCCGCGCGGCCTCGAGGGCGGCCTGGTCACGGTGATCCGCCCGCAGACGCGTCTTTCGCTCGTCGCGGTGCACGACATCGGCTCGGCCGCCGCCGCCTTCTTCCGCGAGCCGGAGCGGTTCCGGGGCGTGGAGCTGGAACTGGCCAGCGACTACCTGTCGATGGCGCAGATCGCCGCCACGGTCTCGCGGGTGCTCGGGGTGCCGCTCGGTGCGCCGGACCTGACCGAGCAGGAGGCCCTGGACGCCGGGATGCCGCCGTACGCCGCCATCCCGCACGCCATGCTGAACGAGGTCGGGCAGCCGGCCCGGCCGGAGTTCGCCCGCGAACTCGGTCTTCAGCTGACCTCTTTCGAGGAGTGGGCCCGCTCGGTCTTCTGA